The Mucilaginibacter defluvii genome contains the following window.
TTTAGTGGTGGTACCACGGTGCAGGTACTTATATTGCTGCTCTTCTTTCAGCACATATTTGGCGATATAGGCGGCGCGGCGTGGAACTCCTGGATGAAGGATTTGATTCCGGGCGAGCGTTTGGGTGCCTTTTTCTCGCATCGCAGCCGCATGGCACAAACACTGAATGTTACGCTGAGCCTGGCCACGGCAATAGGTATTGATTATGTAAAAACGCATTATCCGCAGCAGGAAATTGTGGCCTATAACGTGCTGTTTATGTTGGGCGGTATATTGGGCATGGTTAGCGTAGGCTTGCTGTTACGCACACCCGAGCCAAAGGGCGAGTTGATTAACGATAAGTTATTTACGCTTTTTGGCAAGCCCCTAAAAAATAAAAACTTCAGGAATTTGCTTGTTTTCAATTCGCTGTGGGCATTCGCGCTTAACCTGGCAACTCCGTTTTTTGCTGTGTACATGATGAAAACGCTTGGCCTGCCCGTTGCGTACATTATTGCCTTGGGTATTGCCGGGCAGTTAAGCAGCATTTTTTCGATCAAGCTTTGGGGCAGATACTCTGACAGGTTCAGTAATAAAAACATCATCGCTATTTGCGGGCCCTTATACGTGGTTTGCATTATGGCCTATGCGTTTACAGGCATGGCTGCCGGTGGTAATATCGTGCTTATTATGTTAGCCGTTACACATATTTTAAGCGGTGTTGCAACCGCGGGTATAAACCTGGCATTGTCAAACATTGGCATTAAGCTGGCGCCGAATAATGAAGCGATCGCTTACATTTCTACAAAAAATATGCTGGTAGCATTCTCATCCACCATTGCGCCGATGATTGCCGGTTTGCTCGCCGACTTTTTTGCCACGAATGAATTAGTGTGGACGATAGATCTAAAAAGCGCCGCAGGCATAAACCAGATACAACTGTTGCACCTGCAGGGCTGGAGTTACTT
Protein-coding sequences here:
- a CDS encoding MFS transporter, with translation MNLRPSNNISSGQLKQGLNLVIADGLSAEAMVVFTSGTFLTAMALHMGATNFQLGVLAALPTFTTMFQLAAIWMVQRFNNRKVVTALFNFLARLPILAIGVIPFIFSGGTTVQVLILLLFFQHIFGDIGGAAWNSWMKDLIPGERLGAFFSHRSRMAQTLNVTLSLATAIGIDYVKTHYPQQEIVAYNVLFMLGGILGMVSVGLLLRTPEPKGELINDKLFTLFGKPLKNKNFRNLLVFNSLWAFALNLATPFFAVYMMKTLGLPVAYIIALGIAGQLSSIFSIKLWGRYSDRFSNKNIIAICGPLYVVCIMAYAFTGMAAGGNIVLIMLAVTHILSGVATAGINLALSNIGIKLAPNNEAIAYISTKNMLVAFSSTIAPMIAGLLADFFATNELVWTIDLKSAAGINQIQLLHLQGWSYFFVIGGLLALASLKMLGRVKEQGEIAGRRMTVHMRIGFRNRLRTNLGRRMADRIYNPSAMVRRKVTKLLSERRKLTAA